One Hylaeus volcanicus isolate JK05 chromosome 8, UHH_iyHylVolc1.0_haploid, whole genome shotgun sequence genomic window, CTATATAAGATACGAATGGCGTCGGTAAACGCGCAGAGTAACCTCGTTCATGGAGAAAGTGTTTGGTTAGAGAGCGAAACTCCTCGACGCATCGCAGACAATCGCCGTCGGTCGTCAGTTGCAGACGCGTTACAACTATAAGGAATTTCTATCAGGACACGAGGCAATCCAGCACGCCTAAGGTGAGTCCTTTGGATTCATCTATCTCTAATCTTTCCTCTCTTTCCCatttttcgtaatttcgttaaaaCGTTAGGACACCCTCTGAACATTTTTCTGCGACCCTTCTTCgatctattttttttcgtatcgaTCTCGTTCGGTTTTAAATTCGTCCCAGCCCACGAATGTTACACAACGACTTTCACTTTAGTCGAAAATTGTCGAAATAACAAAGCGATAGAAGAGGCGCGTGGCGTAGGCGCGAAACGACGCTGGACGTCGCGGAAAGACTTGCTCAACGACTTTCTCCTCGATACATCCTCTCGCTTTCGTTGGACGGTCGTCTGTCGGTAGACGATCATCGTTCATATCGTTCGCATCGGCGCTAGTCGGAGCTATTCGTCTTGTCATTTGGAGGAGTATCTCGTCGAGCATCTAttcttcgattaatttctcgaCTGTTTTCTCTCGAGAGGAACGAACGGAAACTGAGTGCAAGGTACGTAGACAAAACACGATTTCGATTTCGTCTGCAACCGGTTCGGTGAAAGGCGAGTGAGATGATGCGCTTTCGCTGTGGCGCCGTTCGCAATACGAATCTCGCGATCGCCACGCGACGATGGATCTCGTTTATTAGGATCGATTTGTCGTGCTactgatatatttatattttctgatatattttctttatttactttagGATGAGAGCGGGGTACGTTTGGCTATTTGGGATAGCCGCCGCTGTCTGCGCGGTCCAAGGCCAAATCCAACCATCCTCCATGATGCATTTCGATCGAGAGGCGACACCAACTGGACGGGATTGGTCTTGGCAAAACGAAGGCGCGCAACCCACGGACAACACTGGCGACAGGGGTGTTTCtgaattaaacgaaaacatCGAAAACGTCGACGACAAATCGAAGGAGCAACGATCGGTGAGTGACCGCGATCCATTTAATGGACGCACTCTGGGTGCGGAGACGCGCGTTTTATACGAgaatcgagtcgagtcgaaCGACTGCTTCTCTGCCGCAGGCTGAGGCGGTGATCGAGGAAATTCTCGTCTCTAATCGACAGGGTCGCAACATCGAGGGTTACGATCAGGTGTACGCCGACCCTAACGTGAAGAACGCCCTTCAATTGGGAAACGACACGATCGCTCGATCCTACATCAGGGACAAACTATGCTCGCTGGGATTGATGAATGTAAGTATCACTAGGTTCTTGAATTCGTACCTAATCCGTTCCAGAACTTGCAATGTACTTCGTGTCACcagctattatttcgtaatttttgtactACTGAACGGCCGAGTGATATAGACCTAAATACTGAGAAAAGTATATTctatcgttaaaaaagaatcaaaaacCAACAGGACTAAACACAGTGAGCgaagcttttgcaatattctatataGCCCTGGGTTTCATAAACTGAAATAGATAATGCGAGTGCACGCACGAGTTAACTCGTGACCGGTCAACAATATgttaaccttttcggtgctctgcgcgagtatactcgtcaaattattttgttcttgtcgtgctcaagacgagttaacactttcgctgcggatgacgcacatgtgcatccaactgaaaatatatggttgtttttattatttttcagtcttcattttttttgttcgacaatcatattatatataaaataagttactacaaatatatgtttttcaaaataatcatattagaacatttataagaaatttgtcattaaaaaaaatatcataattgcagcgaacggctacttattttcatccacagcgaaagggttaaatcaatgagctttttaaataggaaagagctcaagacgagttaactTATTAACTCATTATAAATTAGCtcatgcgatttaactcgtcttgagcacgagaagaacgaaataatttgacgagtatattcgcgcagagcaccgaaaaTGTTAAtagcaaaaaagaaagatcaaGATTCGAGTTGAGACTAATATCGTATCTTACTTACAGTGCGAAAACCTCGAGGGTCGTCGACCGTACTACTCTCCTCACCGCGGAATATATCCTCAGGACATAATCTACGCTCAGCCGGTCACCATTAAGCCAGTCGGAAGACCGCTACCAGCGATTCCAGTGAAACGACCTTACGGTTCATCGAAACCACTGCAGCATCCTCTATCACCTCCTGGCGGTTTCGCCTCTTCTGGTCCTCCGCCAGAGGTGATCTACGGAATCGGCGGTTCGCCTCATCCCCCATCGATTTCGCAGTTCGGACCCCCGTCAGGTCTGATCGGTTCCTACCCAGGCTTGAAGAGGCCAGGTCCTCCCAGCTCGTCGTTCATCGGATCGAAGCCTGTGTACGAGGTGGGATCCGCCAGCGATAGCTTTCTGTACGAAGGTAACGATCGCTTCATCGACAAGAAGCAGATCGCCCTGCGACCGTCCGTTTTGGGTTCGGACTCGGTTCAGCAACACGTCCATCATCACTATCACCACGGAGAAGGCGGCCAAACCGGTGGCCCGAGCCCATCCGTCGGCTATGGCCAAAGTTACGGATCCGCGGGCACTACCTACGACCTTCCCGCTGGCGGTTACCAAGATTTCGACGACTACAAGAAGGCGTTCAAAGTGAAAGTCCCCACAAACAAGGATGGAAACGGTCTGAGCGGTTTCGCCTCGACGAGCAACTACGCCGACCGGTATCCCGTCTACGAGAAACCCACGCTAGAGCTGAATTTTGGTAAAACGGAAAGTCAGAAGACTGGCAAGTACTACTCGCCGGGGGGCAACTATCTGTCCCCCAACACCGTCCCCGGCACCAACGACTATTCCCTCGGGTCAGCGAGCACCACCAGCAACAACTACTTCTCTCAAAACCTGTACGAAAACGACAACAACGACTTCGGTAACGATTTCTCGACGAGCTACGCGACGGACTGCGTTTGCGTCCCCTATGAACAGTGTCCTAGCGGCGAGCACGCCGGGCGAAAGGACGACCTCTTCCTCCCCATCGATCCTCGCAATTTGAACAAGAACATCGAGGCCGAGACTATCGAGACTGGTGTGGAAGGAAATGGAACGCTATCGACGAAAGACAGCGAGGGTGGATCGACGACTTCTGAAACACCCAGCGACAGCGCGAGGACCAAGAGGGAGGCTGGTAGCGACGACTCGGAGGCCCGGAAGAGGACCAACGGAGAAGGGGTAAGCATGAGTCGAGATTTCCCATTTTCCCGCGGACACGAGTCCGTTGTAGAAACGGTGTCGCGATCGGTGTCTGTCGCTTCGCGTTGATACGAGTCTGCGTTGATAAGAATGCACGAAAAGCCGGAAACTAGGATCACTCTCTGCGTGACTGTTCGACTCTCTGGTTGCAGAGACTCGACGCTAGCGATCTGGACTCTTCGAAATTAAACGTCAAGCCAACTTGGGGGATCAGTTTCGGTCTACCGCAAACCGGTGGACCGTACCCCATCGGTCAATACGGTGGCAATGCCCTGGTGAATCCGTACGGAGGGTACGGTTCGTCCGAGCAGGGCCTAAATTTCGGCCTGGTTTCCGTGAATCCTCTCCTAGCCGTGCAATTCACCAAAGACGAGTACGGCGACAAAGTGGTAAAACcgtttgtaaattttcacgTAACGCCCAACCGTGGCCTCGTCCAGAAGCTCAATAACTTGCTCGCTCACAAGAAGCAGGCCCTCTACGAGAGTTACGGGCCGAATTACGCGCCTCACTACTATCCGTCCAAACCTAGCCTGCTCTATGAGAAACCGTACTACGCGAATTCGCACCATCCTCCTCCCTATCGTTATCCAAGCCACCGCGAGACCCCTTACACCGACTACTCGGATTACTACCGAGACGGggacgattacgattacgattacgaggATCAACCTAGCCAGTATTACGCGCGTTCCAACGTCGATAAAAGCCAGCGAGCAGGCGGACGTGGACGAGCGGTTCCAAAAGCTGGAACCGCTGGGAAAGTATCCTTTCCAAACAGAAGAAAGCGTGACGCGCTATCTCATCCGGTAGAACCGCATTCGCGGATACAATTAACGAAAGACACGCTGGAGGTAAGTATAGTACGTGGAACAAATCGAGTGACTTTCTTGAGTCCCCCTCCCGAACAGCAGGAGCAGTCTGTAATGGGATCCTCTTGTGCCCGTTTTCCATCGATCTCCGTGTACTAGGGCTCGCAGGTGCAGTAGACGGAGACctgaatacatatttttcaatgttaacTCGGTAAGGAAGGTTTCAGCCTCAAACGACTCAGCGTTGGAAAGTAACGAAGTTTGATGATGCTTTCTTGCATCGTTCCCGTGCGAGGTGAGCAGGCCAAGCGCGTACTCTTGTGCATGGGACCAGTAGCTGACGATTTAATATCGCTGATTAGAGGGTGAAACGATTCATTTACATGGCAATTGATGATTTACTGCTTCTTGTTTTACGAGAGTCACTGTATTTGTTCCTCCAAGTGTAATATTGACTGCGGTCAGTGTAGGATTAAGATTTTATATTATCCTCATCGGTGAATCTACGCAAcggatatacatatacagacagtgtaataagtatgcgtacaggaaccatttattttaaattggttcctgtacgaatacttattacgtACTGCATATGCGGTATCGAGCTTTCGGTCATGACTTTTGTTCATCACTTCTGttctattatttgttttgtcttaaacaattacttattataaggtcgattcagactatacgacaacggaccgtcacgttccggcaacgacacgtaccggcaccgacacgacaaaacattaaaacacgcgttttaatggaactattcacactattcccgttgacggaacgtttaGGTcagtgtctgttaagtgtgaatagttccattaaaacgcgtgtttgaatgttttgtcgtgtcggtgccggtacgtgtcgttgccggaacgtgacggtgtcgtatagtctgaatcgacctttattTGTAtctgattttgtttttgtaatcCAACCAGACTATATATACTTTGCCGTAATTCTTACAAGGTCACCTGGCCAAGACCTTTTGGTTCTCCTACGCAACGGATAGGCGTAATTCTCCGATGTTTGATAGAAAAGGGTTAAGTCGTATTTTGAAATCACTCATTTTTTACTCGAGCCCTTCGTACCAAACGCCAGAGAGTTATAGTTAATTAAGCTACTTTGCTCCGTATCGAAACGTCGTTCGTCGTTTAACGAAGAATCTGGTTTTCTCTGTAGCGACAATTCGTCAGCGGTGCTCCTCGACAATGCGGTCCAGGTCTGGTGTGCTGTTCGAGGAGACAACAGGCGAAACCTAGGCCGGGTCAGTGCGGAACTAGGTACACTCAGGGCATCAATGGACGTATCAAAACTCCAGCTCACATCGATGGTGACGCTGAATTCGGTACGTAGTTTACATTCGCGCTCGACAGTGAAAAAATATCGTGCAACGTTCTACCAGATTCAACTAACAGATTCATCGACCGATTCACAGGTGAATATCCATGGCAAGTCGCTATTCTGAAGAAGGACCCTACCGAAAGCGTGTACGTTTGCGGTGGCACCCTCATTTCCTCCAAACACATCCTCACGGCAGCGCATTGCGTGAAAACTTATGCGGCCAGAGACCTGCGAGTTCGACTGGGTGAATGGGACGTGAACCACGACGTCGAGTTCTACCCATACATCGAACGAGACGTGGCGAGCCTCCACGTACACCCAGAATTTTATGCCGGAACCTTGTACAACGATATCGCGATACTGAGGATCGATCACCAGGTCGACTTCCAAAAAAACCCACACGTCAGCCCTGCTTGTCTTCCAGACAAGCGTGACGATTTTGCAAGAAGCAGGTGAGTGTTTCTTTTCCATTGTATCGTTAGTATTAAAACTGTTGGTTTCCAAACTCTGTGGGAAGTAACCAATTCCCTAGAAAGCCAACTATAGTGACATTCATAGGATTAATAAGGGTTCATTTAACAGTGAAAAGGTTAATCTCTTTAGAAAGTTAGAAAGTGTTCTACTCTCTGCGGTATAATTTGAATCGTTACTATCTGGATTACTGCTCGAGAGTTTCGTTCATTGCGTAGCGTCGACGAGTGAAAAGAATCTTCAatcgtttcaaatttcgaCAGATGCTGGACGACTGGCTGGGGTAAGGACGCTTTTGGAGACTTTGGCAAGTACCAGAACATACTGAAGGAAGTGGATGTACCCGTTGTGAGCAATCAGGTTTGCGAGCACCAGATGCGACGAACGAGATTGGGCCCTGGCTTCAATCTTCATCCAGGATTCATTTGCGCCGGAGGAGAGGAAGGAAAGGACGCTTGCAAAGGGGATGGAGGTGGTCCAATGGTTTGCGAGCGACATGGTCGCTGGCAGCTGGCTGGGATAGTATCCTGGGGAATCGGCTGTGGACAACCAGGCGTTCCAGGGGTTTACTCTCGCGTTTCCTACTACCTCGACTGGATTCAGCAAATCGTTAACCGTTACTGATCGTTCCGATCTTATTTCTagaatagtaataatataacaacGATAATGACGAAAAATTACAAGCCTCTGGAGCTTCGAAACGATCTTGTATACATGTATTGCAGGGAGAATGAAAGAACAAAGTTGCCATTTTTTTCCAGGACTGATCTTTCTACCTTCGTGCAATGCAGAGAGAAAAATTTCTTGGTAGAACTTGTCCACGTTACTACAAGTGCACggatttttattctaattaatagTAACGTGTACAAGATTTTCTGCTCGCCTTAATTCGATCTCGATGTAAAATCGTCTTCCACGAATAGGAATGCGAAATGATTCCAAAATTGTCAAcccataatttatattaagtaAGATAAGagtgtatatgtatttatgaaaagcTACAAGTGCGAATACGGATTTAGGAAtgtaagtaaattaattacaatgtcTATAGTTAGTCTCAGCATCTTGACGAATACGCGACAATTGTGTTCGCTACTTGTTAAAAACATGATTGATTCGAAGTACGTTCGGATCGTTGAGTAATGCATTttgtttgcaatttatttgttatacttCGTTCTAATAAACTTTACGTAACCTCATTAATTTGTCGTATTCCTTGATTCACATAAAACTACTActgttttgtaataaatttcatagtagtagaaattattacttcattctattaggtctaccggaaagttctgtccgtttttagaataacacaaaataataaatttctcatatcttgaataaattttattgaataatataatttttatcattatttatgacatcttgcCAGCAtcattgcaatttgtatatcgttCTTAATGAATATGCGCGTTCTTGTTAGAAACTTGTAACTGGAACGGACaaaactttccggtagacctaatacGTACCaaggttttttaaaaaatgcgcGCTGAAAGTTCCGCGCTTCTTTGAAGCGAGCTTGTCTTTGATTGGCTCGCGATGGATTTCTGGAATGCTACTAATTCTTTAGGAAACCAGCTTCCGTTTACAAGGAAACTGATCATATAATCGAGTATCTCGCAGTTGTGAATTATACCTGAGGCACCCCCGATCgcgtatgtataatattatttgagatataaaattgaacgacgtttaattttccttttgtcttttttggaaatttgaaCGAGGGCCGTGATGCAAACCGAGCCGGGTTTTTTCGCACATGCGCAGCCGGAATGGTAGTATCAGGGCCGGCGTAaccttttgcggggcctgaattcacaaccaaatcctacacttaaattttacaacgaggaattatgtatttacaaatgctgttacacgctatatattttttataaaatgtatattaaataataatactttgatgatttttgttacTCTTTCAAACTGAATCATcgttactaaaaaaatgtcttgcatctgttAATGTTATCATCATTCTGTAAAAaggtaatgaaatttatatatttgtccatattatttatatattgccTTTATACAGaatgtctacgtataagttcggccATACGCAGGGTGCCAATTCTACAACAagtttccaacaaaaaattactcttagacattttctttgtgtcgccttattctctagtattttcacttttaatactttttcttcgttttcgacttgacaatCCTTAAACGGCCATAGCTCCACcgaattacagtgcaaacttgaaagtaagtataccattcgaaagagcgttaaatttcccatttgTCTGGTGCcgaactaaaatttattacgtagatttaacaagtgaacaattaggtcaaactttacattttgaaaattaaataaaatttgacgttttctgtattcgtttttcggtttcaaagacatagttgtttggcgggcactcttcgggaaaaacttccttgaagtctcagcttttgaatagTATTGCAGAAATAATGggattaaaagtttcaacaaaaacaataaaacgaaGACTGCACGAAGCTGGATTAAGATGTTGCAAAGCTAGACGCTAGCCATacatcaataaaattaatatgagaAAACGTTTAgcatttgcaaaaaaatatttgaatataccACTAGCATTCTGGAAAAATATAGTTTGGAGCGACGAAAGTAAATTTGAGTTAcggcaattaaaaaaaaggacCAAGtctaaaggaaaaaaaatgaagcatatAAAGAAGCATTTATTATACCCACAGTTAAATTTGGCGGACGATCATTAATGGTGCGGGGGTGCTTTTCATGGAATGGAGTTGGTACATTAGcagaaatcgatgaaattatGAATGCAGACAAATATAAtgatattctaaataaaaatttagaagaagCAGTAGTAAAGATGGGTTGCGACGACGAATTTGTCTTCCAACAAGACAACGACCCCAAGCATACTGAtaagaaaactaaaaaattttttgaatattccaATATTAAATTGCTTGAATAGCCGGCTCAGAGTCCCGATTTGAATgctatagaaaatttatggaGTTTACTGAACGCAAAAGTTCCATTGgatcaatgaaataaaaagatcgattttttcaaaaggttacagtttgaatttgaaaaaattgataaagattatatcgaaaatttaataaaaagtattcctCAACGTCTGGAAGCAGTAATAGAAGCAAAAGGTGGCAATACcaagtattaatttcaatatgtatTGCATTTGTCACGTATTTTAGTAAGTGTCCACTTATTTTTGTCTGCTGCTAAATAGCTATCAGTTTCGTTAACTACAGCATGTTTACACAAAGATGCAAGTATAAACTTCAATTATTCACTAcataatgtacatattatacggatatataattaataaaactgaaatttataACAGTTACGttaatttgattaaacttCATCTTTACCTACTTTCAGTAACTGTCCACTCATTTCTGTCCCTGGCTgtatgtctttgaaaccgaaaaacgaatacagaaaaagtaaaattttttaaaattttcacaatgtaaagtttgacctaattttttacttgttaaatctacgtaataaattttggtttggcatcagggagatgggaaatttaacgctctttcgaatggtatacttacttTCAAGTTTTCACTGTAATTCGGTGGAGCTATGGCCGTTTAAGGattgtcaagtcgaaaacgaagaaaaagtattaaaagtgaaaatactagagaataaggcgacacaaagaaaatgtctaagagtaattttttgttggaaatttgttgtagaattgacactcTGCGTATGTCCGACCTTATACgtatacaccctgtatattgtcCCATCTTTATCCATAAATCATCaatgtatttgtaaaattatgcaGGGGGTAATTAAGATACCCCTTCTTAATCGTGCGTATACGTCATTGATGCTATGTTCGCCGCGCATGCGCGAACAAACCCGGCCCGGCTGCCATATTGGCTGGGGACCACGATTACGTCATTCGTTTCAATTCGTCCCTTGGAAGCGGTTGCGACAAGACGTATCGTGTATCCTGTGTTCCGAGACTAATTAGGTATCTATCGCGTATCCATTGTCATATAATCGctattattattcttgttaACTCTCTATTCGTGCTTTAATCTAATACTAATAGATTTTCGATCATAAATTCAATTAGCATCGTGACAAAAGTTCGACTAGCTTCGCGTTACGTTTTCCTTTATTCGGTATCATTTGATATTATCCCTTTCcgaattaaacaatattttgcaatttcgtgTTCGATTGTTGTGTAATTATAGCATAACTATCATTATTTCGACAAATAGGCGTTAAATTTACCTCTATTTTCTGTTACAGGTTACCGATGCAAATTCAAACGCGAGATTCACACCACCGACGCCATGATGCCTTGAGAATTGGCGCCATTTGAAGTGGAGTCTTACGAAGGAAGCTTGGTAGATGCAATCGAAAACtggtaatttattcaaaggaaAAGGTGACAagatcatttatatttttcgtttatatatattgtcTTTCGTGTAAGTCGTTATCGGTCGTAAACGTGTTACATGATTTAATAACGGATCATTTCATTGTCGAGATAAAATCAACGATATTAATACAAGCTTTCTTTTAACACGAAATTTTTCGCcaatttaaaatggcgtcaTGTTATTGTAATTCGATCGCGGTTAAGTATTTTCTGGTATTTCATGCAATTGCTTTCTCGACTAAACCGTCTTTGTAAAGTTAACGAAATTGTGTTTGCGTTAAATTTTCTGTAGCAAGTTTCAATTCCTGTAGAAGCTACGCGATCGTACATTAATATGTTACGGAAATAGGGTTAACTAACGAATTTTGATTCGTTATCGATACGATATATAAAATCGTCGTTTACGTATTTTTTACGTATTACGTATTACGTTTACGTATTTGTCGTATACAATACGACAAAATCACGAGcacaattactttctttctcAAGACTTAGTGACCTCTTCAATAACACCTTTAGACCATAATAAGACCTTTCAATAACAAGGGTGAGCGATTAGTGTAATTCTAGAAAATTTAGTATTTCAACGACTAGCACtagaatagaaagaaaaaaaatattatgaaggCATAGATGTGCTTGCTCGATCGTGTTTTCAtttcctccccccccccccatctTTCTTTCAGGAATTTGGTGACCGCGCGCAATGCGGTCATAGAGTCAGTGTTTACTGCGTAGAAGTTTCTTATTTGTTTCGATACACAGCTGTATCAAGtagattttcgtttaaattttaggTGCACGCGAAATAGCTTCAGTGTTTATCacgtattataaattcttaccAGAGCATCGTGGCTCTTTCAGTTTTGTAATCGCGAGGTAGAGTCATGGTTGTTCGCCGGCTACAAATTTCGGTCGCGTTAgtagttttctatttttcttttttctaatttaacaaaacttgCTCGATACCGATGTTAGAGTCTGTGCATCACTGAAGTGGATTTTGGGGCAATGCTCAACAAATGGAGAGTGTAAGTATCTCTGAATacatacttcttttttaaaattcatatctcttattcctttatttattgaatttctcaaaagtctTTAAAATGTAAGCGTCCATTTTGGTCTTGTATTATAAACTTGTCTGTAACaatcattcaaaaataaaaaaagctaACTTTAaagctaaattaaaaactaactTTATAGAAgtggacttgaaagtcacaataGGTCTCAaagtgtttaattaatacagtaccaTGAGAAAATTGACAGGACTTATGTCCCTccagtaaataaagtattaaattgtaaCTGCAGAAACTGATCATTATGTTTTGCGTTCTTTTACAGATTCTTTGCACCACATCCTTATGCTGGAGAGCCAAGCAGACCCACTACGATGTCCATACTACGATGTCCATGCAGAGCCACTACATCAACCGTAGAAGGTATTCCactatatttctattttttccattttatttcaagtggaGTTCTTATCAGAACTGTTTTAACACTTTTCCATAACAATTTCCATAATCTTATAGATATAA contains:
- the LOC128881189 gene encoding uncharacterized protein LOC128881189, with amino-acid sequence MSNGAVSRSSKCNRGRVNSRNDWEFHASMADARARLRFEEPIQNGCPAARMRAGYVWLFGIAAAVCAVQGQIQPSSMMHFDREATPTGRDWSWQNEGAQPTDNTGDRGVSELNENIENVDDKSKEQRSAEAVIEEILVSNRQGRNIEGYDQVYADPNVKNALQLGNDTIARSYIRDKLCSLGLMNCENLEGRRPYYSPHRGIYPQDIIYAQPVTIKPVGRPLPAIPVKRPYGSSKPLQHPLSPPGGFASSGPPPEVIYGIGGSPHPPSISQFGPPSGLIGSYPGLKRPGPPSSSFIGSKPVYEVGSASDSFLYEGNDRFIDKKQIALRPSVLGSDSVQQHVHHHYHHGEGGQTGGPSPSVGYGQSYGSAGTTYDLPAGGYQDFDDYKKAFKVKVPTNKDGNGLSGFASTSNYADRYPVYEKPTLELNFGKTESQKTGKYYSPGGNYLSPNTVPGTNDYSLGSASTTSNNYFSQNLYENDNNDFGNDFSTSYATDCVCVPYEQCPSGEHAGRKDDLFLPIDPRNLNKNIEAETIETGVEGNGTLSTKDSEGGSTTSETPSDSARTKREAGSDDSEARKRTNGEGRLDASDLDSSKLNVKPTWGISFGLPQTGGPYPIGQYGGNALVNPYGGYGSSEQGLNFGLVSVNPLLAVQFTKDEYGDKVVKPFVNFHVTPNRGLVQKLNNLLAHKKQALYESYGPNYAPHYYPSKPSLLYEKPYYANSHHPPPYRYPSHRETPYTDYSDYYRDGDDYDYDYEDQPSQYYARSNVDKSQRAGGRGRAVPKAGTAGKVSFPNRRKRDALSHPVEPHSRIQLTKDTLERQFVSGAPRQCGPGLVCCSRRQQAKPRPGQCGTRYTQGINGRIKTPAHIDGDAEFGEYPWQVAILKKDPTESVYVCGGTLISSKHILTAAHCVKTYAARDLRVRLGEWDVNHDVEFYPYIERDVASLHVHPEFYAGTLYNDIAILRIDHQVDFQKNPHVSPACLPDKRDDFARSRCWTTGWGKDAFGDFGKYQNILKEVDVPVVSNQVCEHQMRRTRLGPGFNLHPGFICAGGEEGKDACKGDGGGPMVCERHGRWQLAGIVSWGIGCGQPGVPGVYSRVSYYLDWIQQIVNRY